CTGGATTTTCTACTTTAGCCTTATAGTTAGTTCATATTGCGGATACGACGGATATGTCGTCACAATTAAGATTTATTAAgcttatatagtattatacataaacatattacaaatgaataaattggAATTATTTGAGATTTTATTTGGAATTAAAAGAAGTTTTATCAAAGCCAGACTTCTTAGTTCGACAGAAGGCTTGACTATTCTCAAAagcatttataaatttaatgaagCATAAAAGAAGAGCAGCTCTGTGAACCGTGAAGCATTCATCGCTTGGAAAAATCAAGCGACGACCGTCCGTGTCAACGgtcgttcgatcgaagaagACAAACATTTCTTCATTCTGTTCGTTACTCGAACAATCTTCGGGCAGCAGCATGACTCTGCTCGGACGATTCCGCGTTAGGCCATCGTCGAACTTGCTCTCATCGTCCGTGGGAACAATTAACAGCTGGTCTTCGTTCGTAGTCGTGCGTAGATTATCTTGAGCCACTCCTTCAGACAATTTTACTATTCAACGAGGTTCAAAGATATCTGTacaaatgtatgtatctaAAAGTTTTCGAGGGTCGTTAAATTCGTAACTTTTCtatgtaaaaacaaaagaagtgatgttattttcatttataaatgtttaatcgTGGTTTCGTctgatatatgaaatttttgttgTGTTCTtcagaaaaattcttttactttaattGGAATCTTCAACGTCTTCTCTAGAATATCTATTTgcaatatctaaaaaaaatcatctatATATTCACTTCGAACGTCTTCTATGTAAGGAGCAGGTAGTCGGCTCGAAGTTCATTTCCATAAGAATCGTGCTGTTCCGAGATTTCGTTCGGCATACAAGCCATAGACGCGTCCAATAGCGACGGAGGAACGgtaggaaaacaaaaaatactgaCGACGGTGCCTCCTAATAAGCTGGCCACCGTATGACTAAACCAGTCGATCGCCTTTCGTCGAGACGCTCGTTTCAACGTTAAAATATCTAACTAGATCGAATTATCTTGAATTTCACCAAGTTGCTCAATTTTTTTTGAGGTAGAGatacttctttttgttttttgtctcCCTCTTCGAAATctgaagaatattttcttaaaatcatGAATCACGAATATAATTCTAACGTGTTCACTGTCTCCCTGGAATCCTCGATAAGTTCAAGGTAGGAAAGTAGAACGAACATTTCGTAAAATCGAGTTATATatctcataaaatatatacaaaagcgTAGATCATAATCTGTCTTCGAACaatcgttattattgtttaaaaaacatttcgtAAAATCGGGTTATGTGCTTCGCTAAATGTATTCAAATTAGTGTAGAGACTAGTTAGACAGTGTAGATAGGAATTCATTTTTTAGTTATCGTTAGAATGTAACGCTTACAAATATTGGagcatttttaattttcagtcgatattatcgaacgatcgttgaaatatttgttgatcgttcaaatattgttaatatcaACATTGTTTTCTCTAAATCTAGACTATTTCTACAatttatccatttttctttaaagtcGAACCATGTCtcgttcgatttaaaattcattcttGACAAGTCTATCGGCTCTTCGTAAAAGAAGCACGATAATTGCATTGTCaatttacgtacatatgtatatatgtatacttggAGGTATTAGCACAAAACCTATAGACACGACACCGTCTTATCTCGAGGTAGGCTTGACTCTGTCGAGGGTCTGACTTTCGGCTCAAACCGGTTCTTCTCTCCGTTCCGTATACTGTTTTTAATTGATTCTGTTAGTCCTGTTGCCGATCATACGTTTACCCAGATTATGCATCTACTTCTAATTCTCTTTGTGCGGCGTCACAATGAACATGTGACAAAAGATGCGATCTTGAAAAATAGTaagttatttttacatatagaaggtttaacaaaaaatcgttgaaaattattagaGAATTAATTAGCCAATGTTCGTTGTTACGCAAGtttattaagataaaaaagttCGTATTACAAAAGGATGACAAAAATGGTCCTTAAATGAACACTATTGAACTATACATGAACAATCGATAAATACTGttacaaaaagaattataacatttaattaaagaaataattactatatttttctacttattGCGatttacatatgcatataaattAACAGATATGAGAAGGTTGATTATATCAGcaattataaagataataattaattagctAGAAAATCTCCAGGCTTCGTAATTAGATTAAAAGTGATTCTTATCTTCATATATTGTTAATCAGCTGCATTCgcacaattattattttcctaacTTATTGCGTGTTTTGCGTGGCAGAAGATGATAGACACTGACCAAGATATACtgtgttttatataaagaaaaatatggcGAATGACTATAGTTTTTTTGTCTTTAGAAGTAAAATTGACAATGGGCTCATCGAAAGAGAGGCAGCATCATCCAGAAGCTGCAGCGATTAAGATAGCCAAACGAAGATCGACGACGTGGAGGAGAACGATGATGAACCGAGACGGAACTAGACGAATCCCGGAAGAGAGTGAATGGGAGAGGTGACGTATCGTTCAGCGATGCGCAAGAGACGTGGCCTGGCCAGTGCCGTTCTGGGCCTGACGGTGGGTCTCGTGTTTGGCCTTCTGATCGGTGGTTATCGGATACTCGTGTCAAACAATCTTCAGCGATCTGGTTGGCCGTCCTCCTCATCATTCTCGACAGTTTCTCCTACACCGAGAAGTTTGATACTAGAACCGACGGTGCGAAATATGCCAAAATTGTCGGATGACGAACGTATCAACAGTTCTTCCGGTAGTCTGGTCTTTGTCGGTGTTATGACAGCAAAGAAATATCTCGATACGAGAGCTAAAGCTGTTTACGAGACTTGGGGTAAAGAATTACCAGGTAAAATAGCCTTTTTCTCGTCGGAAAGTTCAACCGTGCCAGAAAATTGTCCTGACCTACCATTGGTACCGCTTCCCCGGGTTGACGATAGTTATCCACCACAAAAGAAGTCCTTCATGATGCTGCAATACATGTGGAACCATTATGGCGATCGTTTCGAATGGTTTTTTAGAGCGGACGATGACGTTTATGTCAGAACCGATCGTTTAGAGAATTTTCTTAGATCCGTCGATTCAAGGAAACCTATGTATATCGGGCAAGCCGGTAGAGGTAATTCTGAGGAGTTTGGATTACTTTCTCTCGAATACGATGAAAACTTTTGCATGGGTGGCCCCGGTGTTATTCTCTCGAGAGAAACGCTTAGAAGGATAGTTCCTCATATCAAGTATTGCCTGAAACATCTTTACACCACCCACGAGGACGTCGAGTTGGGTAGATGTGTTCAAAAGTATGCTGGGATTCCTTGCACTTGGAGCTATGAggtaatttcttcttcgtatataAAAGCAAGCTATAACTTTCGATAAACCTTATCtactcttttcttatctttctcgaTAAAACTGCGAAAATGTTTGGGTACGTACtatattcgtttttatcggaataaaattatcattcttaaagaaacaaataaatttttgtttttcataaaGTATTCCTTAGCAGCTTAGATTTTCCTGTTAAGTTAAACTACTCTTGACTATGCCAAGCACACTCGACACTCGACACTCGACACGATGTaaacgattatataaaatatattcgaattatttcgaattaaattgattcgttctcaaactataaatatatcattgaatCATTGCATTAGTTTTCCTAATGTACAAACTTTTATCAATAAGAATTTCATTGAAGTTTCTAATACTAtatttcatcattattatcaaatatctgTATACTATttcatgtgtatgtgtgtgtgcgtatatgtaaGGACCGCTCGAAAAGttcgcgttttttttttaagtataaatttcatttttaataaattttaaataataaatttattataatgaaattattaaaaaaaaataaaaaaagctacgaatttttaaaatgaccttagtatgtatgtatttatctttaatttgaTTAATGGTAGTAATTTCTTGGTTTTAAGTAAATATCTGAAACTAAATTTGATAAGTCGACCCACaaactattttcattttttcgtttcttggAAGGGCCTAACTGCtggcttcttttttatacacattCGCACAGCACTATCTATTTTGGTCGgtctcccttctttttcttgtttaatcTCTGAGATGTGTGCTAACCGCACGTGTGTACATATTCATACTTACTGGTATATACTACGAATAATTTGTTGGCCAATGCAAACTTGAATCTTATTAAACGCTTATATGCTTCATCTCATTGCGAGAAAAGATTCGTGCATTAAAGTTTATCCGTACATTAAACtatgttaaaaatgttaagCAATTAAATAGAAGACGAGTCCTATTAGTTTCTATTCTCAgaaaatcttatatttttttccttttttttttattgtaaacgTAAAGCGAAACATCGTTAATAAtccaaataataatgatataataatcccaataatataatagtaataataatccaaaaatgtgtaaattgtaaagaacAATACAATAATCGTTGTAACGGTAAGCTCGTAATGTAGACCAGGAAATAGCAATCTTCCATATACCGGATCAGGTTTGAGAACACGCAAgttcgtaataatttaatgGAGACAGAAAATAACATAATACCACATACATAGAGTATACTATACATACTACCACTGGCTTAAATACATATGCCACGCATCTGCATCATATACGGGGTACGCTATCATTGAGTTAACTCGGAAGGTACAATGCACAGATGAGGATGTTAGTCGTTAAGTACAAGCGAATCGTACCCTGCTAACCCAGTAACCGTATCGAGTTATTCTTCTCGATCTTAACATCTcgaaagtttaataaaaacagttatttcgaaattactTCTCAATAGTGACGGGAACTTTAAATacgaaacatttataatattgataattgtatgtatatatatatatatatatatatatatatatatattctacattACAGATGCAATCAATCCTTTATCATAATAGCAGTGGAGATCAGGCGTTTACGGGTAAtctcaagagaaaagaagtacATCGTGCCATTACTTTACATCCTATAAAAACTTCTCCGTACATGTATCGACTTCATAATTATATGAGGGTTTgcatttaattataatgatgaaTTTTAAACTCTGAGACAGAAAGTATGtgtttattaagaaatatatgattatattttttagggATTAAAAGTACAAGACGTGcaacaagaaaaaatcaaattgcAAAGAGATATCTATACGATGACAAAAGAATTGAATATAAATCTCgatcatttgaaatattatcaagTGGCTGATGCTGTACCGCTCTTCCCTGTCAATCCTTATTCTGAGAACTATCCTGGCGACACCGAGATATTAGGTAAATTTGtattctctttcatatttgaaaaaaaaaagaaaaaagacaaaaatattcaGAATAAATCAAAAAGTACGTTCAATATTCGTCACGCATATTGAATCTTTAGTAAAGTCATTACTTTAAAATAGCCTTGAAAGCGTTCTTTAACCAGGCAGATATCTGTAATTCAATTAAGGCAATCATTTCAAGAACGATTGTATTTCATCACGCACACGTACGCATTATTAATAGATCCACTTTGCATGATTACTCTATGCAAACTGATTGTTAGTCTGACGCgactagaaagaaaagagatgcgACATGGTCCGTCGCAGCTTATGGAGTGAAATGATCTTCGATTATTGCTTTCATCGAATCTGCTTTTATTGGCTATAATTTCTGTAGATTacttatgatttatttttgttatgaattacttatttattttttacatatacacgaatatataataataatttatattgcatattttaataatactttaaaCTCTATGCTAAATAgaacatttcatttttcaaaaattgattttacatGTAATAGGTGTTCCTCTTGGACTTCGTACCTTTAAACCAACTATAAGCGACGAAGTCATCCCTTGGGATTTCATTTCGAAGTCGGAATATAGCTTGGCCGATTTCAATCCTAGAAGACGAATCCACAGTGACATTAAAGAGGGTCTGGAGGATATTACTAGGGAAGTAATGGCTTCTATAAATGCCTGTTCGAGACAACGTGGTCGAGTAGTCGACGAACGGTCTGCTCTTTACGGTTACAGAAGAGTGAACTCCTATGGCGCTGACACAATTTTAGATCTACTTCTGGTCTATCGTAAATATAGAGGCAAAAAAGTCACTTTGCCAGTTAGAAGACATATTTATCTTCATCAACATTTTACCGGTACTAAATGTTAACTAAATAGTTAATTTGTTGTTTGTCTCTACATTTATAATTGATacttattgaaaaattatctttacaGGATTAGAAATACGAGAAGTGATAAATGGCGAGGGATTTAAGGAAGATGATCAAGAAAACGAGGAAAGATCTGTACAAAATCTTTCACATGGAAGATTCCTGGATTCAAATTCCAAATCTCAGAAAAATGTGAAtatcgttcaaaaaaaaatcatacattTCATATTACCCTTGTCCGGACGATATGAAgtatttcaaagatttttacaaaattacgaAGAGGTGTGCTTAATGACTAATGAAAAAACGGAATTATTGGTAGTATTATATCAGCATAAACTAGAGGATACATTGAACAAAACGATAGATTTGATCGAACAATTGAAGTACAAATATCGCAGTGCTAGTATCAACGTAATTTTAGGCTCTGGAGAATTTTCAAGGGCTAATGCTCTTCACGAAGGAGTTACTAAAATGAAAGACGAAAGTTTATTATTCTTCATTGACGTAGATATCGTTTTTACAAGTTCTGCTCTACATCGTATACGATTAAATACATTAATGAGTAagcaaatttattttcctataGTTTTTAGTGAATACGATCCAAAGATCGTTTATGAAAGTTCAAAGAAACATGACAAATATGTTATTACGGAAATTGCTGGTTATTGGAGGCAATTTGGTTTTGGTATTGTATCATTATATAAGAAGGACTATGATGTCGTTGGTGGGTTTGATTTATCGATTCGAGGTTGGGGTAAAGAGGATGTAGTATTTTTTGAGAAAGTCGTTaaatcaaagataaaaatttttagagCAGctgataaaaatttgattcaCGTGTTCCATGATGTCGAGTGTGGCAAAGAACTCTCTGATACGCAATTATCAATGTGTATGGGTACTAAGGCTGACACTTATGCAGGACTCGAAACACTCGCTaagattatttatgaaaatccTGAATACTTAAAATTTGCCAaggaaaaacgattaaaattaacGAAGGCTGGATCTTAATACTAATAAgccaaaaataacaaaaacaaataatatatataataataatttatatatattatttcaagataATGTGTTCTATTCACTGTTTTAAGTGTACATACACATTAatttagtttcttcttttttttttttatttttcatttacgccaaatataacttttattatacatttatatgtaaatgCCATTATTACGCGTAATATATAATCttcaaagttatttttatacgtatatataaaagaaaaacattaaaattttaccgTACAATTAGATCATAATATTTGTTACAAGCATAAGTTAATAGAAGTGTCGTCAAAGAGCGGaactataaaataatcgtaatttgacgataaataaataatgatgttCCATCCATAGAACTTTCACAGAGATCTTACATTTATAAGTGTACATGAACTATgaagaaatacaaaattacaaaGACAATGTAACAATGACGATAATACTCGTGACTAATAATAAGTGCACCTGAACGTGCTATCGCTTTACGAATGCATTCATTATTTCAACAAGTAATTGTGATATTATTGtgcttttatttaattatagtaTCGCAAGTTATTATCATATAAGTAGTATActacataatattattacgatagtatatgataatatattttctatgttaATATACATTATGTTATCAAATCgctatattgaaaataaatatataaatattttaagtaatCCGACTTTAAATAGATTtatacaaatgaaaatgtattttttatacaaaatagaaTTGTCTCTTCGCTCTTATCATGTTTCATATTTtccataatttattttaaagactTGACAGTGGAAGCACATGAGTTGCCTTATATCCTCTTATTAAATGTCATACTTTGACACAATTTATAGCTCATAATGTTTTTTCGCACTCAGTATTTTCATAAGCTGTCTTCAAAATGTCGCAATCGTTGACAACTGTCAtaattcgatcgttaaaaaatatgatcggCTTTATTCAAAGGTTTCATGAAAGTCACttcgagaaataaatatatgacgAAGTTTATCAAAAAGCAGGCAATTGAACAAATATATAGAAGTTGTAAGTAAAAAACATAACATAGCATTTTATCTATTCCTTTATGTGAACGTGATACGgcataaatatttgtataaattatacaattgtAAAAGTATTACGCTATACTAAGATTATGTTAAAAGAGACCATAATAACAGTAATGCCTCATttgaaatgtaaaattattttatgaaccATTAATCCGATTTGATCATTCGTATATCCTTGATCGAAAACTTTgagatatatcaaatatatatatatatatgtatgtatgtatgtatgtatgtatgtatgtatatatatatttgatatatatatatattatacaatatttatttacttatttatttattcataaattatatttgtttatatctcTATTCGAAAATTTTCCTCATTGAGCATCGGATAgttaaaaagaagtagaactatcgaaagaataagatagagaaatgACCAATCATCGTTCGCttgtaataattacattaaaaagCTTATCGCTCAAGCTCGAGGTCAGTGCCTATCGTTGTCGGTGGAACGTCGGAGTGATATTCAAACCAGAAACATTTACGTCTGAATACCCGTCGGTGTGTGTTGTCTCTTCAGGCAAATTGAAAAACTTTGTTGTCGAAAACAAAACAACGAAATGAAATACGGATTACAAACAAAGACTTTAATCATCTTACTATTATCCTGTGGCATTTTAACGAAGGCCAAAATTCTAAACGAGTGTGAAGCCATGCGTGAACTTCAACGTGGTGGCATCTCAAGAACTTTCATGAGTAATTGGATTTGCCTGATGAAGAACGAAAGTGGTATGAATACTCAGCTCATCACTGGTCCAAAAGGAGCATCCAACTATTACTACGGTATATTTCAAATCAGCAGTAGCAAATGGTGTACACGTGGTCGCGTCGGTGGTATTTGTAACAAGCGTTGCGAAGATTTTGCCAACGACGACATACAGGATGACATAGTTTGTGCGAAAAAGATTTCTAACATGGACGGATTCAAAGCTTGGAACGAATGGACGAAGAAATGCAAGAATAAACCGTTACcaaatataagaaattgtCGAAGGCGACGATGAATGTCATAGAAGGAAATAATCGttgattattttaacgatCTATAGAAGGAAAAGtacaaaatatcaatgatttaTGACTTagataacgaagaaaacattaatcgattacttgtaagttacatatatatatatatatatcaattaattaattttttaaaagaaaggtTTTaggataaaattattctttatatcgataattgtttatatcgataatatacagttatatcgttatataagATACTCCtttgttgaattttttaattgaacttaCAATCATTCTCTTATCTCTTTGAAATGTAGATAGCGATCTCTTCAAATTCCTTAAATGGAAGCTCTTggaagatttttatatatttttggatATAAGATTCTGTTTTCATTACATTTGTTACATAACGATATACTATGACTAactaattgtaatataatatttcaacattccttcgaaaagtttttaattacattagcATTTGTATAGCTtctatttatacattattctTATGTAAATGATGTAATAATCAAAAGACATTTTATTAATGCGTAATGTAATGTTTCATTGGTATTTCTACTATTTTCCTGTTTCCACTTagagataagaataaaaaatttaattatagataaCCTTTGATTGATTGTGTTGGAATTCTCGAAGcaaaaacaaatttcatattttatatatcttacaaAGTTAACGATAAAACTTGTTTAtatgacaaaaaaattaatcataatcctttaaagtaaaacttttgaaaaaaCACTATTATGCTTTAAAAAGGAGGAAactgaagaaaattttaagatacatatatatatatctttttaagatAATACGAATAAAGTCTTGATAGCGATCTATTTAAACCGAACTTCTGACATATTCGCTTTTGCGTCgtcatttaacaaaatttacatATCGCTTATAAACACGTTATGCAACGATCGCAATACATACTACTATCGTTCATCGTTCTATGTacatcttttaaataatatgcaTGTAAATCTATTGGATTTGTGGGACAAAAATTGCGCAAGCTTGCGTTGTGGCAACGTTTAAAGAGACGTGCGAGTTGGCAAGAACTTAAGATGGTTTAGAAATTTCTACTATTAGAATTACAAAGTCGACCGTGACGCGAATACGATCGTTTCTTCccgatttcattttttttgtcgGATGTacttaaaaagatatattttcgcATCTTTTCCAATAagaattatacaaataaatagaaaataataatgtataatgtatataacgtAAATAGACGATCCAGTGTTTTCCTCTTGTGAAAAACGATacaacgaaaaaggaaatcgaTTATTcctgaaaaagaattttcactAAAATCTTAAATTAGGCTAAAGCTTAGAAGAGACTAACTTTTGAAACAAACATTTTCTGTTAGCTGTCCAAGCAGATGTATGTTTGGTCGTTCGCATACAGTCGAGGACTACcgtaagtatattatatacagcAGTCGCAAATGCAGACGCCTTTCACTACCGGAAGTGAACAGTTGAGAGACAAACGCGTGAGAGCGACCCAGGTCATCACCCCCTTTCtagaaacattaaataaaaccGAAGCTTCTCATTCACTAAAGTAGAAATGCCATATGAGCTACTGTATATTCATATCGATTAATTACTAACATGAGATAAGGAATACCACGCAggtataattaaatagatattagaTTAACATCAtctatttttacaataaatatttttttcagggataaaaagtttattatcgaacgatataaATCTATGTAATAGAGTTCTTCTTGTTCGTTAACATAATAATTAACTTCGATAATCAATATTCTAATCTCTCTTCCCATTcctaatttgttaatattatttcctgCATTCGTTATAAATGTCTAGGCTTCTCTGTTATATCCCAATCAGTCTAATTTACAGATAGTACATCAGTAGGCGTATCTTCACCGAGTCAAAGGAAGGAGGAAACGGTGAACAGAACGGTCTTGAAACGACGTATATGTGGCTGATATTCCGGAAAGATGATCATGGCGGTGAAATTCGAATGTAGTATCAGTGACCTCTGCAAAGGTCGCTTCTCCGCATCCTCTCGAAGAAAGTGAACCGATGAGAAACGAAGGTAACAGGTAAATCTCGGTCACTGTTGCTCTCGAGGTGATCAAAGCTCGCTTAGAGTAAAGGAAGATACCTTCCGTTGGCAAAATCTTCTTCAAAAGTTTTTTGCCAAACTACGAACGAATAACTAAGAATACAAGCAACAAacaa
This is a stretch of genomic DNA from Vespula vulgaris chromosome 2, iyVesVulg1.1, whole genome shotgun sequence. It encodes these proteins:
- the LOC127061860 gene encoding chondroitin sulfate synthase 1 isoform X4 produces the protein MGEVTYRSAMRKRRGLASAVLGLTVGLVFGLLIGGYRILVSNNLQRSGWPSSSSFSTVSPTPRSLILEPTVRNMPKLSDDERINSSSGSLVFVGVMTAKKYLDTRAKAVYETWGKELPGKIAFFSSESSTVPENCPDLPLVPLPRVDDSYPPQKKSFMMLQYMWNHYGDRFEWFFRADDDVYVRTDRLENFLRSVDSRKPMYIGQAGRGNSEEFGLLSLEYDENFCMGGPGVILSRETLRRIVPHIKYCLKHLYTTHEDVELGRCVQKYAGIPCTWSYEMQSILYHNSSGDQAFTGNLKRKEVHRAITLHPIKTSPYMYRLHNYMRGLKVQDVQQEKIKLQRDIYTMTKELNINLDHLKYYQVADAVPLFPVNPYSENYPGDTEILGVPLGLRTFKPTISDEVIPWDFISKSEYSLADFNPRRRIHSDIKEGLEDITREVMASINACSRQRGRVVDERSALYGYRRVNSYGADTILDLLLVYRKYRGKKVTLPVRRHIYLHQHFTGLEIREVINGEGFKEDDQENEERSVQNLSHGRFLDSNSKSQKNVNIVQKKIIHFILPLSGRYEVFQRFLQNYEEVCLMTNEKTELLVVLYQHKLEDTLNKTIDLIEQLKYKYRSASINVILGSGEFSRANALHEGVTKMKDESLLFFIDFLVNTIQRSFMKVQRNMTNMLLRKLLVIGGNLVLVLYHYIRRTMMSLVGLIYRFEVGVKRM
- the LOC127061860 gene encoding chondroitin sulfate synthase 1 isoform X6, with protein sequence MGEVTYRSAMRKRRGLASAVLGLTVGLVFGLLIGGYRILVSNNLQRSGWPSSSSFSTVSPTPRSLILEPTVRNMPKLSDDERINSSSGSLVFVGVMTAKKYLDTRAKAVYETWGKELPGKIAFFSSESSTVPENCPDLPLVPLPRVDDSYPPQKKSFMMLQYMWNHYGDRFEWFFRADDDVYVRTDRLENFLRSVDSRKPMYIGQAGRGNSEEFGLLSLEYDENFCMGGPGVILSRETLRRIVPHIKYCLKHLYTTHEDVELGRCVQKYAGIPCTWSYEMQSILYHNSSGDQAFTGNLKRKEVHRAITLHPIKTSPYMYRLHNYMRGLKVQDVQQEKIKLQRDIYTMTKELNINLDHLKYYQVADAVPLFPVNPYSENYPGDTEILGVPLGLRTFKPTISDEVIPWDFISKSEYSLADFNPRRRIHSDIKEGLEDITREVMASINACSRQRGRVVDERSALYGYRRVNSYGADTILDLLLVYRKYRGKKVTLPVRRHIYLHQHFTGLEIREVINGEGFKEDDQENEERSVQNLSHGRFLDSNSKSQKNVNIVQKKIIHFILPLSGRYEVFQRFLQNYEEVCLMTNEKTELLVVLYQHKLEDTLNKTIDLIEQLKYKYRSASINVILGSGEFSRANALHEGVTKMKDESLLFFIDFLVNTIQRSFMKVQRNMTNMLLRKLLVIGGNLVLVLYHYIRRTMMSLSS
- the LOC127061860 gene encoding chondroitin sulfate synthase 1 isoform X2 → MGEVTYRSAMRKRRGLASAVLGLTVGLVFGLLIGGYRILVSNNLQRSGWPSSSSFSTVSPTPRSLILEPTVRNMPKLSDDERINSSSGSLVFVGVMTAKKYLDTRAKAVYETWGKELPGKIAFFSSESSTVPENCPDLPLVPLPRVDDSYPPQKKSFMMLQYMWNHYGDRFEWFFRADDDVYVRTDRLENFLRSVDSRKPMYIGQAGRGNSEEFGLLSLEYDENFCMGGPGVILSRETLRRIVPHIKYCLKHLYTTHEDVELGRCVQKYAGIPCTWSYEMQSILYHNSSGDQAFTGNLKRKEVHRAITLHPIKTSPYMYRLHNYMRGLKVQDVQQEKIKLQRDIYTMTKELNINLDHLKYYQVADAVPLFPVNPYSENYPGDTEILGVPLGLRTFKPTISDEVIPWDFISKSEYSLADFNPRRRIHSDIKEGLEDITREVMASINACSRQRGRVVDERSALYGYRRVNSYGADTILDLLLVYRKYRGKKVTLPVRRHIYLHQHFTGLEIREVINGEGFKEDDQENEERSVQNLSHGRFLDSNSKSQKNVNIVQKKIIHFILPLSGRYEVFQRFLQNYEEVCLMTNEKTELLVVLYQHKLEDTLNKTIDLIEQLKYKYRSASINVILGSGEFSRANALHEGVTKMKDESLLFFIDVDIVFTSSALHRIRLNTLMSKQIYFPIVFSEYDPKIVYESSKKHDKYVITEIAGYWRQFGFGIVSLYKKDYDVVADKNLIHVFHDVECGKELSDTQLSMCMGTKADTYAGLETLAKIIYENPEYLKFAKEKRLKLTKAGS
- the LOC127061860 gene encoding chondroitin sulfate synthase 1 isoform X5 is translated as MGEVTYRSAMRKRRGLASAVLGLTVGLVFGLLIGGYRILVSNNLQRSGWPSSSSFSTVSPTPRSLILEPTVRNMPKLSDDERINSSSGSLVFVGVMTAKKYLDTRAKAVYETWGKELPGKIAFFSSESSTVPENCPDLPLVPLPRVDDSYPPQKKSFMMLQYMWNHYGDRFEWFFRADDDVYVRTDRLENFLRSVDSRKPMYIGQAGRGNSEEFGLLSLEYDENFCMGGPGVILSRETLRRIVPHIKYCLKHLYTTHEDVELGRCVQKYAGIPCTWSYEMQSILYHNSSGDQAFTGNLKRKEVHRAITLHPIKTSPYMYRLHNYMRGLKVQDVQQEKIKLQRDIYTMTKELNINLDHLKYYQVADAVPLFPVNPYSENYPGDTEILGVPLGLRTFKPTISDEVIPWDFISKSEYSLADFNPRRRIHSDIKEGLEDITREVMASINACSRQRGRVVDERSALYGYRRVNSYGADTILDLLLVYRKYRGKKVTLPVRRHIYLHQHFTGLEIREVINGEGFKEDDQENEERSVQNLSHGRFLDSNSKSQKNVNIVQKKIIHFILPLSGRYEVFQRFLQNYEEVCLMTNEKTELLVVLYQHKLEDTLNKTIDLIEQLKYKYRSASINVILGSGEFSRANALHEGVTKMKDESLLFFIDFLVNTIQRSFMKVQRNMTNMLLRKLLVIGGNLVLVLYHYIRRTMMSLLIKI
- the LOC127061860 gene encoding chondroitin sulfate synthase 1 isoform X3, with amino-acid sequence MGEVTYRSAMRKRRGLASAVLGLTVGLVFGLLIGGYRILVSNNLQRSGWPSSSSFSTVSPTPRSLILEPTVRNMPKLSDDERINSSSGSLVFVGVMTAKKYLDTRAKAVYETWGKELPGKIAFFSSESSTVPENCPDLPLVPLPRVDDSYPPQKKSFMMLQYMWNHYGDRFEWFFRADDDVYVRTDRLENFLRSVDSRKPMYIGQAGRGNSEEFGLLSLEYDENFCMGGPGVILSRETLRRIVPHIKYCLKHLYTTHEDVELGRCVQKYAGIPCTWSYEMQSILYHNSSGDQAFTGNLKRKEVHRAITLHPIKTSPYMYRLHNYMRGLKVQDVQQEKIKLQRDIYTMTKELNINLDHLKYYQVADAVPLFPVNPYSENYPGDTEILGVPLGLRTFKPTISDEVIPWDFISKSEYSLADFNPRRRIHSDIKEGLEDITREVMASINACSRQRGRVVDERSALYGYRRVNSYGADTILDLLLVYRKYRGKKVTLPVRRHIYLHQHFTGLEIREVINGEGFKEDDQENEERSVQNLSHGRFLDSNSKSQKNVNIVQKKIIHFILPLSGRYEVFQRFLQNYEEVCLMTNEKTELLVVLYQHKLEDTLNKTIDLIEQLKYKYRSASINVILGSGEFSRANALHEGVTKMKDESLLFFIDVDIVFTSSALHRIRLNTLMSKQIYFPIVFSEYDPKIVYESSKKHDKYVITEIAGYWRQFGFGIVSLYKKDYDVVEQLIKI